The Lysinibacillus pakistanensis genome includes a window with the following:
- a CDS encoding ATP-binding protein: MNRIWNSVVGKLWVTILLLVSFVLFVFTVLMLEFLQNYHMQQAEISLRQTAATVASIVDDNETAESTSELLKDILPESTNALIATGDNEVSFALQEGVNKKEIQDTILANKSFHKIFQSDEPITKEMMMPSSTEKEKIESYVVLGFPLNVENAVHGAVFIYQSPDALHKTSKETTKIVFLSAFIAFVLTTFFAFFLSSRITSPLRKMRELAFEISKGNFEAKMPTTQNDEIGQLAVAFNQMGRQLKHNLEVINQENEQLSNILTSMTDAVITFNRDRTILLSNPPAERLMQKWFVNKGSQSAKPIPPELYHMLDHVLMFEDKLEEEIEMDGNYYTFTISPLYSGELIRGAVAVIRDMTEQHRLEKLRSDFIANVSHELRTPISMLQGYSEALMDDDFIQDQEERNEITKIIYDESKRMGRLVTDLLDLARMESGHMTLYKDELPINSTFERITQKFAQVAKEKHVRLLFDSEFNDDARISIDEDRIEQVLTNLVDNALRHTDEGSVTVKIEQEPTFAKISVQDTGHGIPHDDLPYVFERFYKADKARTRSKGGTGLGLAIARNIVKAHSGTIMVDSVLKEGTTFTFYLPFE; the protein is encoded by the coding sequence ATGAATAGAATATGGAATAGTGTTGTCGGGAAGCTATGGGTAACCATATTGCTTCTCGTTTCATTTGTATTATTTGTTTTCACGGTTTTGATGCTCGAATTTCTACAAAATTACCATATGCAGCAAGCAGAGATTTCGTTACGTCAAACTGCTGCAACAGTAGCAAGTATAGTAGATGATAATGAAACAGCAGAGTCAACGTCGGAATTATTAAAAGATATTTTACCCGAAAGCACGAATGCCCTTATTGCTACTGGTGATAACGAAGTATCGTTTGCTTTACAGGAGGGTGTTAATAAAAAAGAAATACAGGATACAATATTAGCGAATAAATCCTTCCATAAAATTTTCCAATCAGATGAACCAATTACGAAAGAAATGATGATGCCATCATCTACAGAAAAGGAAAAAATAGAATCGTATGTTGTCCTTGGCTTCCCATTAAATGTAGAGAATGCGGTGCATGGTGCTGTCTTTATATATCAAAGTCCGGATGCACTTCATAAAACATCGAAAGAAACAACTAAAATTGTCTTTTTATCTGCCTTTATAGCCTTTGTGCTGACGACATTCTTTGCCTTTTTCCTATCCTCACGTATTACCTCGCCATTGCGTAAAATGCGTGAATTAGCGTTTGAAATTTCAAAAGGGAATTTTGAAGCAAAAATGCCAACTACACAAAATGATGAAATTGGTCAGCTTGCCGTTGCCTTTAATCAAATGGGGCGACAATTAAAGCATAATCTAGAAGTAATCAATCAGGAAAATGAACAACTTTCGAATATTTTGACATCGATGACAGATGCAGTCATTACATTTAATCGGGATCGTACAATATTATTAAGTAACCCACCAGCAGAGCGTTTAATGCAAAAATGGTTTGTTAATAAAGGCTCTCAAAGTGCGAAGCCAATTCCACCAGAGCTATACCATATGCTGGATCATGTTCTGATGTTTGAGGATAAATTGGAAGAAGAAATTGAGATGGATGGAAATTATTATACGTTTACGATTAGTCCTCTTTATAGTGGGGAATTGATACGTGGAGCAGTTGCTGTTATTCGTGATATGACAGAGCAGCATCGCTTAGAAAAGCTGCGTTCAGATTTCATAGCTAATGTATCCCATGAGCTTAGAACGCCAATTTCAATGCTTCAGGGCTATTCTGAGGCCTTAATGGATGATGATTTTATTCAGGATCAGGAAGAACGTAACGAGATAACAAAAATTATCTATGATGAATCGAAGCGTATGGGACGTCTAGTAACAGATTTATTGGATCTAGCTCGTATGGAATCGGGGCATATGACACTTTATAAGGATGAGCTCCCAATTAATTCTACATTTGAACGGATAACACAAAAATTTGCTCAAGTCGCTAAAGAGAAGCATGTTCGTCTACTATTTGATAGTGAATTTAATGATGACGCTAGGATAAGTATTGACGAGGATCGGATTGAACAAGTATTAACCAATTTAGTTGACAACGCACTCCGTCATACCGATGAAGGGTCAGTTACTGTCAAAATTGAGCAGGAGCCAACATTTGCAAAAATATCTGTTCAGGATACAGGACATGGCATTCCACATGATGACTTACCTTATGTTTTTGAACGATTTTATAAAGCCGACAAAGCCCGAACGCGTTCTAAAGGCGGAACTGGCCTAGGTTTAGCTATTGCTAGAAATATTGTAAAGGCACATTCAGGAACTATTATGGTAGACAGTGTGCTGAAAGAGGGTACGACCTTTACGTTTTATTTACCTTTCGAGTAA
- the sigX gene encoding RNA polymerase sigma factor SigX, whose protein sequence is MNDSVFHRLYDAYHQDVFQFLIYLVKNRTLAEDLAHEVYVRVLRSYDQFAGNSSEKTWLFAIAKNVAIDHFRKQAVRQKHSLDFFDWETEQLHSNTPSPEDMLEASDEFMQVESALENCTGDQKMVIIMRYFQDLSIAETAQILDWTEAKVKTTQHRAIKFLRQQLQQVREQEAKRQ, encoded by the coding sequence TTGAATGACTCCGTGTTCCATCGACTATACGATGCATACCATCAAGACGTGTTCCAGTTTCTTATTTATTTAGTAAAAAACCGTACACTTGCTGAAGATTTAGCGCACGAGGTTTATGTACGAGTGTTGCGCTCATACGATCAATTTGCAGGAAATAGCAGTGAAAAGACATGGCTATTTGCCATTGCTAAAAATGTTGCAATTGATCACTTTCGGAAGCAGGCAGTACGCCAGAAGCATTCACTTGATTTTTTTGACTGGGAAACGGAACAGCTCCATTCAAACACACCATCACCGGAAGATATGTTGGAAGCCAGTGATGAATTTATGCAGGTAGAGTCTGCACTTGAAAACTGTACAGGAGACCAAAAAATGGTTATCATTATGCGCTACTTTCAAGATTTATCGATTGCAGAAACAGCACAAATACTAGATTGGACAGAAGCGAAGGTAAAAACGACGCAGCATCGTGCCATCAAATTTTTGAGGCAACAGCTACAACAGGTTAGAGAACAGGAGGCGAAACGGCAATGA
- a CDS encoding RNA polymerase subunit sigma, translating to MTHNQFDDDQLEHVLNNAPKLSDRRSKEEILNRLLADARLQDNVHLQEAIQQPIEEMSAQEQQQSTETTKPKNRKWPIFMSVAAVFALTVGVGSMFMNNNHSKLDQATAPDIAPYSTMEDAPAAKSAENHDNFLDSSIVAEHAKIMSLRTSVYEEDLTDAVVFRIGLASRDVESVPMTYVIPNERVEEDFGKEKPSTLQMYKKYAPQIEEEAKGFTNYHPYQGELKEKDDKLIHVLPEKNDYDVASAPVNEYKGTLQDTFSDSEYTEVEFENADGTPYEFSQEGEPSKAMSLTGPSHFNYYLYKDHDNGAEYLSPDFRQTFSSVTEAITVMRNKNDDVYVPVVPENVTYTVQEVAEGVIVTFKDPLDLTSMDPVRATQLIEAMMLTAASFDKQLRLDNVVQESWEGFDFKNFLPKPVGPNKQYMETP from the coding sequence ATGACACATAACCAGTTTGATGATGACCAGCTAGAACATGTATTGAACAATGCCCCTAAGCTTTCTGACCGCCGTTCTAAAGAAGAAATATTAAATCGATTATTGGCAGATGCCCGCTTGCAGGATAATGTTCATCTACAAGAAGCCATCCAGCAGCCAATAGAAGAAATGTCAGCCCAAGAACAACAGCAAAGTACAGAAACAACAAAGCCCAAAAACCGTAAATGGCCAATCTTTATGAGTGTTGCCGCTGTTTTCGCATTAACAGTAGGTGTAGGCTCTATGTTTATGAATAATAATCATTCTAAGCTAGATCAGGCGACGGCACCTGACATTGCACCATATTCTACTATGGAAGATGCGCCAGCTGCCAAAAGTGCTGAAAATCATGATAATTTTTTGGATTCGAGCATTGTTGCAGAACATGCTAAAATTATGTCTTTACGTACCTCGGTGTATGAGGAAGACTTAACGGATGCCGTTGTCTTCCGCATTGGTTTAGCAAGCAGAGATGTAGAAAGTGTACCAATGACATATGTTATTCCCAATGAGCGAGTTGAAGAAGATTTTGGGAAAGAAAAACCTTCTACATTACAAATGTATAAAAAGTATGCACCACAAATTGAAGAGGAAGCAAAAGGCTTTACTAACTATCATCCATATCAAGGTGAATTGAAGGAAAAGGATGATAAGTTGATTCATGTTTTACCTGAGAAAAATGATTATGATGTAGCTTCTGCACCTGTGAATGAGTACAAGGGAACCTTGCAGGATACATTTTCAGACTCTGAATATACAGAGGTTGAGTTTGAAAACGCAGATGGTACGCCATACGAGTTCTCTCAAGAAGGAGAGCCGAGTAAGGCCATGTCGTTAACAGGTCCGAGTCATTTTAATTATTACTTATATAAGGACCATGATAATGGGGCTGAATATTTATCACCTGATTTTCGTCAAACTTTTTCCTCGGTAACAGAAGCGATTACGGTTATGCGCAATAAAAATGATGATGTTTATGTTCCTGTCGTTCCAGAAAATGTGACTTATACTGTGCAAGAGGTTGCTGAGGGTGTAATTGTAACCTTTAAAGATCCTCTTGATTTAACATCAATGGACCCAGTTCGAGCAACACAATTAATCGAAGCAATGATGCTAACGGCTGCAAGCTTTGATAAACAATTACGCCTAGATAATGTAGTTCAGGAAAGCTGGGAAGGCTTTGATTTTAAAAATTTCCTACCCAAGCCAGTTGGCCCAAACAAGCAATATATGGAGACACCATAG
- a CDS encoding ECF transporter S component: MKKNVKLQSFITIGMLSSISFLLMLFNFPIPPFPAFLEVDFSDMPALLAAITMGPVAGILVELFKNVLDWIFSGTPTGVPVGHIANFTTGILFILPVSFIFKRFKNIGGLIGGLAAGTIVMAVGMSVLNYAVFLPMYTYFLGMEPVVGDSLYTMIVAGILPFNIVKGILLTVIMALLFTTMRKWIDRQRHMYLTK, from the coding sequence ATGAAGAAAAATGTTAAACTTCAATCGTTTATTACGATTGGCATGCTGAGCAGTATTTCGTTTTTATTAATGCTATTTAATTTTCCAATTCCACCATTCCCAGCGTTTTTGGAAGTGGATTTCAGTGATATGCCTGCATTATTAGCAGCCATCACTATGGGACCTGTAGCGGGAATTCTAGTAGAGTTATTTAAAAATGTATTGGATTGGATTTTCTCAGGCACGCCAACGGGAGTACCAGTAGGACATATCGCTAACTTCACAACAGGTATTTTATTTATTTTACCAGTATCCTTTATTTTTAAGCGTTTTAAAAACATTGGGGGTCTTATTGGGGGCTTGGCAGCAGGAACAATCGTTATGGCGGTTGGTATGAGTGTTCTTAACTATGCTGTATTTTTACCGATGTACACGTACTTTTTAGGGATGGAGCCTGTTGTAGGGGATTCATTATATACAATGATTGTGGCTGGAATCTTGCCATTTAATATTGTCAAAGGTATTTTATTAACTGTTATCATGGCTTTATTATTTACAACTATGCGCAAATGGATTGATCGACAGCGTCATATGTATTTAACAAAATAA
- a CDS encoding sodium-dependent transporter yields MSEKKGQWSSKLGFILASAGAAIGLGAIWKLPYVTGQSGGGAFFLVFVLFTLLIGLPMLLSEYVLGRGTQSEAVTAYKKVAPTKPGWAWIGRMGVLGCFLLLTFYSVVGGWIFIYSGLGVAGTVIDPANNPSELFGKIIGTPWITLLGLGLFTLANVLVISLGVQNGIEKANKFMMPLLFIMFIVLVVRAVTLDGAMEGVKFFLWPDFSNITGKAILEALGQSFFGLAVGFSCLVTYSSYLKKDVSLPNSAGSVVLLTVLVSFLAGLAIFPVVFAFDLEPASGPGLLFMVLPTAFSQMPFGEVFLALFLLLFLFATLTSSFSLYEIIVAAFIEKGRMSRSALTLLLGMVVFIAAIPAALSSSTLADVSFFGKTIFDTTDFLVSNLMLPLGNLLIAFFIAHIADKEFVKKELLMGSQMGQGYYSTYRLLMLIVVPIVILVVLLNMLLQY; encoded by the coding sequence ATGAGTGAGAAAAAGGGACAATGGTCTAGTAAACTAGGCTTTATTTTGGCATCAGCAGGTGCAGCAATCGGATTAGGGGCAATTTGGAAGCTTCCATATGTTACTGGTCAAAGTGGTGGGGGAGCATTTTTCCTAGTCTTTGTTCTATTTACGTTGTTAATTGGTTTACCGATGCTATTATCAGAATATGTGTTAGGTCGTGGCACCCAATCTGAGGCGGTCACTGCCTATAAAAAAGTGGCACCAACGAAGCCAGGCTGGGCATGGATTGGCCGCATGGGTGTACTGGGTTGTTTTTTATTATTAACTTTTTATAGTGTTGTGGGTGGTTGGATTTTTATTTATAGTGGTCTTGGTGTGGCTGGAACAGTTATTGATCCCGCTAATAACCCTAGTGAACTATTTGGAAAGATTATAGGTACGCCTTGGATTACATTACTTGGTTTAGGGTTATTTACGCTAGCTAATGTACTAGTGATATCTCTTGGTGTACAAAATGGTATAGAAAAGGCCAATAAGTTTATGATGCCACTATTGTTTATTATGTTTATTGTACTTGTTGTCCGAGCAGTAACATTAGACGGGGCAATGGAGGGTGTGAAATTTTTCTTATGGCCAGACTTCTCTAATATTACGGGAAAGGCTATTTTAGAAGCGTTAGGACAATCCTTCTTTGGCTTAGCAGTAGGATTTTCCTGTCTTGTGACCTACAGCTCCTATTTAAAGAAGGATGTAAGCTTACCTAACTCGGCGGGCTCAGTTGTTCTTTTAACGGTACTTGTATCGTTTTTAGCAGGATTAGCGATTTTCCCGGTGGTATTTGCCTTTGATTTAGAGCCAGCTTCTGGACCAGGCTTACTGTTTATGGTGCTACCGACAGCATTTAGCCAAATGCCATTTGGTGAAGTATTCTTAGCGTTGTTTTTATTACTATTTTTATTTGCAACGTTAACATCTTCCTTCAGTTTATATGAAATTATCGTGGCAGCATTTATAGAAAAGGGGCGAATGTCTCGCTCAGCATTAACACTATTATTAGGTATGGTAGTCTTTATTGCTGCAATTCCAGCAGCACTGTCATCTAGTACCTTAGCTGATGTATCATTCTTCGGGAAAACAATTTTTGATACGACAGATTTTCTAGTATCGAATTTAATGCTTCCATTAGGAAATTTATTAATAGCTTTCTTTATTGCACATATAGCCGATAAAGAATTTGTGAAGAAGGAATTACTGATGGGAAGTCAGATGGGGCAGGGGTACTATTCTACATATCGATTATTAATGTTAATTGTAGTACCGATAGTTATTCTTGTTGTTTTACTAAATATGCTTTTACAATATTAA
- a CDS encoding STAS domain-containing protein — MNQKKIAMDVGTKADYILIAFTGDLEYGLIEDIKKDLQSLNLETKHGYIIDMQKVTNIDSTGFGMIVNFAKKVSLKEKKIAIIVVDDFIRNLFAISQVDKVFPITNSEEQARKMIKEDWLGELSLNEY; from the coding sequence ATGAATCAGAAGAAAATTGCGATGGATGTTGGCACAAAGGCTGATTATATCTTAATTGCATTTACTGGCGATTTAGAATACGGGCTGATTGAGGATATAAAAAAAGATCTTCAATCGCTTAATTTAGAAACAAAGCATGGCTATATTATCGATATGCAAAAAGTAACTAATATTGATAGTACTGGCTTTGGAATGATTGTCAACTTTGCCAAAAAAGTATCTTTAAAAGAAAAGAAAATCGCCATTATTGTCGTCGATGATTTCATCCGCAACTTATTCGCTATTTCACAGGTTGATAAAGTTTTTCCTATTACAAACAGCGAAGAGCAAGCAAGAAAGATGATTAAAGAAGACTGGTTAGGAGAATTATCACTTAACGAATATTAA
- a CDS encoding methyl-accepting chemotaxis protein, producing the protein MRVSIRKKISLLIFSCILLLTSLLAGINYYVAKKNLLESANTKLLSDIQVSYEYLNAKFPGDWSIKNNQLYKGDVNMVENFEIADKVGELTNGNAVSIFQKDTRISTNIVENGQRALNTKVSDEVATVVLGEKKRFIGSASVLGSMHQGAYDPILDSKGDVIGVWATAVPTAPYISIATKSALENIAVSLGIAILLIVGISWFLQRQIINPINILSSNAQELADLNLNVKLLNPKGKDEIADLAQAFSNMKDRLTKTITIVAGSANQIANSSHSLAESSHQTSEASNQIALTMNEIAVGTTTQSDQAEQIVTMMQKTIEEASSSLQKAEMTLTSAIESSKIARKGEEAINEAIKHLSAVTQTVSYATDSIQKLGKRSEEIGGIITVITGIAEQTNLLALNAAIEAARAGDQGKGFAVVASEVRQLAEQSSLASGQITNLINDIQAETSVTVRTMESNLLAVEEQVTIINKGGTALKEIVEKVVETEKGVEQMKSAFSHVNDNSLGVQQAIHDISRIIEDAAAATEEIAATSEEQYATVAEITQNSDELATIADKLQNEVNKFKF; encoded by the coding sequence ATGAGAGTGTCAATCCGAAAAAAAATAAGCCTGCTAATCTTTAGTTGTATATTACTACTTACCTCACTTTTAGCAGGAATAAATTATTATGTTGCGAAAAAAAATCTTTTAGAAAGCGCTAATACTAAGCTACTATCAGATATTCAGGTAAGCTATGAATATTTAAATGCAAAATTCCCTGGAGATTGGTCCATCAAAAATAATCAATTATATAAAGGCGATGTCAATATGGTTGAGAATTTTGAAATCGCTGATAAAGTCGGAGAGCTAACAAACGGTAATGCTGTATCAATCTTCCAAAAAGATACACGAATTAGTACTAATATAGTTGAAAACGGACAGCGTGCCTTAAATACGAAAGTATCTGACGAAGTTGCCACTGTAGTATTAGGAGAAAAAAAACGTTTTATTGGTTCAGCCAGTGTTTTAGGAAGCATGCACCAGGGAGCCTATGACCCTATTTTAGATAGCAAAGGAGATGTAATAGGCGTATGGGCAACAGCCGTTCCAACAGCTCCTTATATAAGCATTGCAACAAAATCTGCCCTTGAAAATATAGCCGTTTCCTTAGGGATTGCCATTCTATTAATTGTTGGTATTAGTTGGTTTTTACAACGACAAATCATTAATCCAATTAATATCCTAAGTTCCAATGCCCAAGAGCTTGCAGATTTAAATTTGAATGTAAAATTATTAAATCCTAAAGGCAAAGATGAGATAGCAGATTTAGCACAAGCATTTAGTAATATGAAAGACCGTTTAACAAAAACGATAACAATTGTGGCTGGCAGCGCTAATCAGATCGCTAACTCTTCCCACTCATTGGCTGAATCATCACACCAAACAAGCGAGGCTTCTAATCAAATTGCATTAACGATGAATGAAATTGCAGTTGGAACAACAACACAATCCGATCAAGCTGAGCAAATTGTAACAATGATGCAAAAAACAATCGAAGAAGCATCGAGTAGTTTACAAAAAGCTGAAATGACCTTGACTAGTGCCATAGAATCATCGAAAATTGCACGTAAAGGAGAAGAAGCGATTAATGAAGCAATTAAGCATTTAAGTGCTGTAACGCAAACAGTCTCTTATGCAACAGACTCTATTCAAAAACTAGGTAAACGCTCTGAAGAAATTGGTGGTATTATCACCGTGATTACAGGTATTGCAGAGCAAACAAATTTACTTGCCCTTAACGCAGCCATTGAAGCTGCACGCGCAGGAGATCAAGGAAAAGGCTTTGCGGTTGTTGCCTCTGAGGTACGTCAGTTAGCCGAGCAATCAAGCCTGGCATCCGGACAAATTACAAATCTTATAAATGATATTCAAGCCGAAACATCAGTAACAGTTCGTACAATGGAAAGTAATCTACTTGCGGTAGAGGAGCAAGTAACAATTATCAACAAGGGAGGAACTGCCTTAAAAGAGATAGTGGAGAAGGTTGTAGAAACGGAAAAAGGTGTTGAACAAATGAAGTCTGCATTTTCGCATGTCAATGATAACTCCTTAGGTGTTCAACAAGCTATTCATGACATTTCTCGCATCATTGAAGACGCTGCGGCTGCAACAGAGGAAATCGCCGCTACCTCCGAGGAGCAATATGCAACCGTAGCTGAGATAACACAAAACTCAGATGAATTAGCAACAATTGCTGATAAATTACAAAACGAAGTCAATAAATTTAAGTTTTAA
- a CDS encoding ATP-binding protein, whose protein sequence is MKFTLNVNPDTQAIAFVDQVMDNYANVYNLPYKKELRFVVHELVINAVEAMGKIDACSEKEIQIHVYQSNEEIKVTVTDEAKGIAENDWDKVLQYDLNELDYSDRGRGLFFVKNMVDDIWFEHISETKFLVGISKKIYINEGL, encoded by the coding sequence ATGAAATTCACGCTCAATGTAAATCCTGATACACAAGCTATAGCATTCGTAGACCAAGTTATGGACAATTATGCAAATGTTTATAATCTACCTTATAAAAAAGAATTACGCTTTGTTGTACATGAATTAGTTATAAATGCTGTTGAAGCAATGGGGAAAATTGATGCATGCTCAGAAAAGGAAATTCAAATACATGTATACCAATCCAATGAAGAAATAAAAGTAACTGTTACAGATGAGGCAAAAGGGATAGCTGAAAATGATTGGGATAAGGTTCTTCAATACGATTTAAATGAACTTGATTATTCAGATCGTGGGCGTGGTTTATTTTTTGTTAAAAATATGGTTGACGATATTTGGTTTGAGCATATTTCGGAAACAAAATTTTTAGTTGGTATCTCAAAAAAAATATATATAAATGAAGGGCTTTGA
- a CDS encoding SpoIIE family protein phosphatase — MSVLIIGGVNNDVLRLQKYFHRIDIKDIHCFTSPDAAMNYLIDSLKEELELIILDAKLTLKNCEEICQQINRLINWIDVPILLATTYEKTITIDRVFEAGIFDFILKPFDFTQFKTRIQVATKYQNEAKLRRQQESMIQKDLIVAKKFQKNALSPPLNLEYIQIDGLYVTSNTLGGDMYCWFKINEHLTAILLYDAMGHGIAASLVTMSVRSLLKGMITKLIDPVTVIRELNRQIYELFSDEDMDRFLMTAIYILIDTKNGTLHYVNAAHPAGFLFGKYGETVFLQANTPILGLFPTIPIIKKTIPLSGWHRIILYTDGLLTLNKQHNIDMDFFHSYASQENSYALQKFSQKYNLFDNDHSDDITVVSITITLQGR, encoded by the coding sequence ATGTCAGTACTAATTATTGGCGGCGTAAATAATGATGTATTGCGTCTACAAAAATATTTTCATCGTATAGACATCAAAGATATTCATTGCTTTACCTCCCCTGATGCAGCAATGAATTATTTAATAGATTCTTTGAAAGAAGAGCTGGAATTAATTATTCTCGATGCAAAATTAACACTTAAAAATTGCGAAGAAATATGTCAGCAAATTAATCGTTTAATAAACTGGATTGATGTCCCAATCCTTCTTGCTACTACTTATGAAAAAACAATTACGATTGATAGAGTTTTTGAGGCCGGAATATTTGATTTTATTTTAAAGCCATTTGATTTCACACAATTTAAAACTCGAATTCAAGTAGCCACAAAATATCAAAATGAAGCAAAACTTCGAAGGCAGCAAGAAAGCATGATTCAAAAAGACTTAATCGTCGCAAAAAAGTTTCAAAAAAACGCTTTATCACCACCATTAAATCTCGAGTACATCCAGATTGATGGGCTTTATGTTACATCCAATACATTAGGAGGTGACATGTACTGTTGGTTCAAGATTAATGAACATTTGACGGCTATTCTTTTATATGATGCTATGGGGCATGGCATCGCCGCATCACTTGTTACCATGTCCGTTCGATCTCTGTTAAAAGGCATGATTACAAAATTAATCGATCCTGTAACAGTTATTCGGGAGCTGAATCGTCAAATTTACGAGCTTTTTTCTGATGAAGATATGGACCGTTTTTTAATGACGGCTATCTACATACTAATTGATACAAAAAATGGAACATTACACTATGTGAATGCAGCCCATCCAGCTGGTTTTTTATTTGGAAAGTACGGAGAGACAGTATTTCTCCAAGCGAACACACCCATTCTTGGTCTATTTCCTACAATTCCTATCATAAAAAAAACAATTCCTTTATCTGGCTGGCATCGCATTATACTTTATACGGATGGATTATTGACATTAAATAAACAACACAATATCGATATGGATTTTTTCCATTCCTATGCCTCACAAGAAAATAGCTATGCCTTACAAAAATTTTCTCAAAAATACAATTTATTCGACAATGATCACAGCGATGATATAACAGTAGTTTCAATAACAATTACATTACAGGGTAGGTGA